From a single Aulosira sp. FACHB-615 genomic region:
- a CDS encoding GTPase family protein, which produces MVRLKPWQWVILATPIAAIIIFLLVAAGLKINAWGINWIWAVFTVVFLGWRWLLVRWTQPQIAQVEAALAGFQEELEAAVDTTTTTAGSEATQQAEAALQKILEASINDRPIWEDWQTFWQRCQDVVVAVANIYHPQVQYPLLNIYVPQAYGLIRGTVDDLDQWMQRLSPALNQATVGQAYQAYEVYRKLEPSARKLLRAWGWAQWLLNPVAAVANRATKGYTNRANQQLLVNLGQLLREAALRNLCRQAIALYGGITLPTTAVSSSPTLPQTKTQTLREILTQAEPVTEVEQKPISILLIGRTGAGKSSLINTLFQADLAAVDVLPSTDEIKNYHWETSSGETLTLWDTPGYEQVKRGELRQLVIDYATNADLLLLVTPALDPALQMDVDFLADMKAAVDDLPAIAVVTQVDKLRPIREWQPPYNWEWGDRPKEISIREATQYRAEKLEAFSNLIVPVVTSDRKTNRTAWNIDTLSLGLIEAIAPAKQLRLARFLRDLDSRTVAAAKIIDHYTFQMATTQGLTTLLKSPVLQFIATMSTGSPTLAYLLAEQIPVEQLPIVIGKLQIAYELFSLFKTDNSNKINFDLISLWPLLLENSATPDRNAWAFGHALVEYWTQNLAVEQLRERFEYYLQQV; this is translated from the coding sequence ATGGTGCGCTTAAAACCGTGGCAGTGGGTCATCTTAGCAACACCGATCGCAGCTATTATTATTTTCTTACTGGTTGCCGCAGGTTTAAAAATCAATGCCTGGGGAATTAACTGGATTTGGGCGGTATTTACCGTTGTGTTTCTTGGTTGGCGGTGGTTGTTGGTGAGGTGGACTCAACCGCAAATTGCCCAAGTTGAGGCGGCTTTGGCGGGATTCCAAGAAGAACTAGAGGCGGCTGTTGATACCACCACCACAACGGCGGGAAGTGAAGCAACACAGCAAGCGGAAGCCGCATTACAAAAAATTCTGGAAGCATCCATTAACGATCGCCCAATTTGGGAAGATTGGCAAACTTTTTGGCAACGTTGTCAAGATGTAGTAGTGGCTGTGGCAAATATCTACCATCCCCAAGTACAGTATCCCCTTCTCAATATCTATGTCCCCCAAGCTTACGGACTCATCCGGGGAACCGTGGATGATTTAGATCAGTGGATGCAGAGATTATCACCTGCTTTAAATCAAGCTACTGTCGGGCAAGCTTATCAAGCTTATGAAGTATATCGCAAGCTAGAACCCTCAGCCCGTAAACTTTTGCGGGCTTGGGGCTGGGCGCAATGGTTATTAAATCCGGTAGCGGCGGTGGCGAATCGGGCGACGAAGGGTTATACTAACCGCGCTAATCAGCAATTATTGGTGAATTTAGGTCAACTGTTGCGCGAAGCAGCTTTGAGAAATTTATGCAGACAAGCGATCGCACTTTACGGAGGTATTACACTACCAACAACAGCCGTGAGTTCTTCACCAACTCTCCCCCAAACCAAAACCCAAACTCTGCGCGAAATTCTCACCCAAGCTGAACCAGTCACGGAAGTTGAGCAAAAACCCATCAGTATTTTACTCATAGGACGGACAGGTGCAGGTAAAAGCAGTCTAATTAACACTTTATTCCAAGCTGACTTGGCGGCGGTGGATGTGTTGCCCAGTACTGACGAAATTAAAAATTATCATTGGGAAACTTCTAGTGGCGAAACTCTCACCCTTTGGGATACTCCTGGTTACGAACAAGTCAAACGCGGTGAACTCCGCCAATTAGTAATAGACTATGCAACTAACGCAGATTTGTTACTGTTGGTGACACCCGCCCTTGACCCGGCTTTGCAAATGGACGTGGATTTTTTAGCAGATATGAAAGCCGCAGTTGATGATTTACCTGCGATCGCAGTTGTCACCCAAGTAGATAAATTGCGTCCTATCCGGGAGTGGCAACCGCCATACAATTGGGAATGGGGAGACAGGCCAAAGGAAATTTCTATCCGCGAAGCAACTCAATATCGGGCTGAAAAACTAGAGGCATTTTCTAACTTAATTGTCCCCGTAGTTACAAGCGATCGCAAAACTAACCGTACAGCTTGGAATATAGATACTTTATCATTGGGGTTGATTGAAGCGATCGCACCAGCCAAACAACTGCGACTCGCCCGGTTTTTACGTGACTTAGATTCTCGTACCGTCGCCGCAGCCAAAATTATTGATCACTATACCTTCCAGATGGCGACTACCCAAGGACTCACCACCTTATTAAAAAGTCCTGTACTGCAATTTATTGCCACCATGTCTACAGGTTCTCCCACCTTGGCTTATTTATTAGCAGAGCAAATCCCTGTAGAACAGTTACCGATTGTCATTGGTAAACTTCAAATTGCTTATGAGTTATTTTCACTATTCAAAACAGACAATTCCAACAAAATTAACTTTGATTTAATCTCACTGTGGCCATTATTGTTAGAAAATTCAGCTACACCTGATCGGAATGCTTGGGCATTTGGTCACGCCCTTGTCGAATACTGGACTCAGAATTTAGCTGTGGAACAACTACGAGAGCGGTTTGAGTATTATTTGCAACAAGTTTGA
- the blaOXA gene encoding class D beta-lactamase, which yields MARSGRSLLIISITIISTITLLTFTSFPGISATPQANQPSSVIAQNVNLGNYFKELGIEGSILIYDQNNKKFYQHNASRNSTAFLPASTFKIVNSLISLETGVIKDEIAILTWDGIVREFPTWNRDTNMRQAYKDSTVWFYQVLARRVGHERMQQFINQFGYGNRQIGTPEQIDKFWLSGPLQITPKQQIEFLQRLYRRELPFSQRTFDLVQDIMIFEKTPNYILRAKTGWAMSIKPNIGWFVGYLEQNKNVYFFATNIDMKDAADAPKRIELTRRSFKALGLL from the coding sequence ATGGCACGAAGTGGGCGATCGCTACTCATCATCTCGATTACAATTATCAGTACCATCACACTGCTAACCTTTACAAGCTTTCCTGGTATCTCTGCAACACCACAAGCAAATCAACCCTCATCAGTGATTGCTCAAAATGTGAATCTTGGCAATTATTTCAAAGAATTAGGAATTGAAGGCTCAATTTTAATTTACGACCAAAATAATAAGAAATTTTACCAACATAACGCCTCGCGTAATTCTACAGCCTTTCTTCCGGCTTCGACTTTCAAAATTGTAAATTCTCTGATTTCATTAGAAACCGGAGTTATTAAAGATGAAATTGCTATTTTGACTTGGGATGGAATTGTAAGAGAATTTCCAACTTGGAACCGAGATACTAATATGCGCCAAGCCTATAAAGATTCCACCGTGTGGTTTTATCAAGTCTTGGCGCGGCGAGTTGGACATGAAAGAATGCAGCAATTTATCAATCAATTTGGTTACGGAAACCGTCAAATTGGTACACCAGAACAAATAGATAAATTTTGGCTATCCGGCCCTTTACAAATTACTCCCAAACAACAAATTGAATTTCTCCAAAGACTTTATCGTAGAGAATTACCTTTTTCTCAACGCACATTTGATTTAGTGCAAGACATTATGATATTTGAGAAAACACCTAATTATATCCTACGAGCCAAAACAGGTTGGGCAATGAGCATAAAACCTAACATTGGCTGGTTTGTCGGATATTTAGAACAAAATAAGAACGTTTATTTCTTCGCCACTAATATCGATATGAAAGATGCTGCTGATGCACCTAAAAGAATTGAATTAACTCGGCGTAGTTTCAAAGCTTTAGGATTACTCTAA